DNA sequence from the Trypanosoma brucei gambiense DAL972 chromosome 9, complete sequence genome:
AAGAGACTTTGAGGGGCTGTTTCGCCCACGCTGGGCACCGATCGAagcactaaaaaaaaaaaacgttgaTGCAGAGAGGATTCCAGTAGACCACAAACACGGTTCTCTGAAAGGGACCCGCTAAACACAAAGAGTGATTAAAGGAGTTTGGCAATCCCACAGAAAGCACGTTAGGATAGTATCTGAAAGTGGGAAAACGCCAAATGGCACAAAGACCAAAACGGCCGGGCCGGTGCTTATGATATTCCTTCACCAAGAACAGTAAGCTGGCGCAGTGCTTCATTCCCCGTCAGCATTGCGGTACAGCCATAACTAACCGCCTTTCGTGGATGTGCGGCTTCCCACTGCTTGAGATCGTCGTACTCGGCCACGCAACCACCGCCAATGGTGAAAACAATAGCCTGTGAAAAATGTGCTTCATTGAGGTCAACTTGTTTCCTGCTGCGTGGATCGTACCCTACTACTGTTGCTAAAAGTTCCGCCCGCAAACTGCTACTGCCTGCTGCGCGGGAACCACCAACGCCCACACCGGATGAGGTTGAGGAATCCTGCAAAAGAGAGTCCACAAGTTTCGTTAGTGGCAACTGGGACTTTGAGTTCGCGCCAAGTGAATTAACAATATTCTTAGCCAGTGTTTGCGCCAAACCCCACGCAAAACCATGGGCACCGTCTGCTTCACCACCAGTGGGATTGGCGGTTCCAAGTGACCACTGACGTAAATGTTTGAGGTATGAAAGTGCCGAAAACGGCATGCCCTCGAAAGCTGGGGCACACTGTTCCAGAACTGTTTCGTGCTCTCCTTGCGTGCCAAGAAGGTACGCAATCAGATAAAGTCGCTGACGATCCTCAGCGGTCCCACAACCAGTTAGCAATAGGTTTTCAAACTGCTCGTGGTCGAGCCCCTCCTGTTGAATAATGCCCAGTTCTACCCCATGGAAGCGATCAAGGTGGGTTTGACGAATGCGATGAAGAAGACTGTACGccatttttgtgtgtgcatcCAACATTCGCTTCTTCTCCCCAAGTTTTGGAGCATTGGCAAGAAGTTTCGACATGGAGTCCGTGCCCACATCACCATCCACATCACATGTGCTTTCCGAAAGGTTAGCATGCTCTTCGCGGTACCGTTTCAGCGCCGCCTCAATATTACCACCCACTGCGCTAAAGTCAAGAAGAGCGTTATTGCGGTAGAAATCATCTCGATCGGGGTTTATTTCGAAAAACGTCTCAACTCCGTCATCCCCCAGCACAGTGACTTTATTTAGGTGCATGTCTCCCAGTTCCGCGAGTAGTCCCCGATACGAGAATGGGTGATGGAGAACCGTAGCAAGGTCACTGGAGCGGTCGACAATAAGAAGTAGTGGACGTCCAAGCACATTGGCAGATGCAGGTGTTAGGGTTCGCTCGTTCAGAGAGTCATTAAGAGACACAGACAAACGCCGAGCGACCTCCTCCGCCGGCCCCGTCCTGCTGTGTGCAATAACTGGAAGCACTTGCTGGGACAAGAGGACATGCAAGATGCCCATAACTATTTCATTTAAGTGAGCTTCCACATCTTCATCCTTGGCGTGGCGGCTGTTTAGTATAACGAAGGAATCCTTCTGCATCAAGGTAAACAGGTCATCCTCCAGTGCCACGTAGTTCAGCGTGCGATCGAAAACTCTAATATGTTCAATGTTCTGGAGTTGACCACGAGTTAGCCTCTCAGCCAGATGCTCCATGCTTCTTCGAGAAATCTGCGAAGTGAAATTTATGTACACCCACTCATAAAATTCCTTCACCGCATCACTAGCtattatgtttatgttttcgTCAGTCGGTGCACAGAAGTAGATGGCCGGAGCACCAGGCACTGGATCCCGTTTAGATTTGATGTGCATATACAACGTAATGCCAAGTTCCCGAAGGTCCCCAACCCTCAGCAGCGGGGCAATAATGTCGCGTCCGATGTCATCGTAAATGAGGAGACGCCATGGGGCAACCCCCGCTGGCCCGTAAGTTGCAGTCATCGGTTGAGGCGCTGGAACACCGCCCTGCCCAAGCGGTTGAGCAGATGAAATCATTGCTTGTATGACATCTCTCTGTCGCTGACGCAGTGAAATCTTCCGCTGCGGTGGCATTTTTCTGCAAAACAAGAATCAAGCTAACgaggtggaaaaagaaaaaaagagagaaattacCATATCTTCCCGGAAATAAGTACGGCGCTCATGCCTGCAGCCTACACTCAGACTATGGCAGTGGGCAACGAGGTCCTAAGTGGTTGGGACTACGGAAAAGTCGCAGAACATGTGCAACGGTAGCAAAGTGAAGCACAGACTGGTTGAAGTGCAACCGCGAGAATATATTTAACACGGCAATGAGTCATGAAGCTCATGGAAACAATGTGTGGccccacaacaacagaatGCACAGCGCATTGCGATCCTTCTCCACGCACACCGCAGCAAAATCACTTGCTTTGTGGAAACGAAATATCCCAATACGATGAGGGTGTGCACTGCGTGCCACCCTCGTCATCGCTCTCGTTGTGCTCATTATCCTCACCATAGAGCGTGGCATCCTCCAAATAATCCCGAGCACGCTGCCGAGCGGTTCGCATGCGATTAATCGGTTTTCTTAGAGGGACGGCTAACTGATCGTCAGACGGGTCTGCGGAGAGCTCCGAACAAGCAAGACGTGGAATTGCGGCTAATATATCCACCGCGGTGGCAGAATTATTCTCGGGGTCCCTTTTTTGCATAACTGATCTCGATGGTGGATCCACACGACGGGGCCGTTTTAGCTTCtttacagaaaaaaaatcctccAACTCACGGCGTACAGGTGATGGCGTCGCATTCAACTGCCTCTCACCCCTCAATGCCTCTAGAGACGCAATGGGGGGTGACCCTTCTTGTGTCATTGCATTACTGGGTGGTGTTTCACAGACCATTGTGTCTTGCTTATACACGCATTGCTGATCTTCACAGACAGCTGTGATTTCCTGCTCCGGGAGCTCCTCAGGCAGCTCATCACGTTCCAAGCAGTCCGCCAAATACTCCAGCAGAGCAGCACGGGCATTGAGAGCGGCCTCTTCCTCCTGCAATGCGCGGATTTGCTCCTCATGCAGCTGTAGTAGTCCCGCAAGAGAAGACGTGACGCTGTCGCCGCGTGAATCCATCACGAACCTCCGACCCATGCATGTCGCTTTTGTAGCCTTGACGCTAAAGCGTACAAAACACTcagtggaaaaaagggaataaataaataaggaaaTAGGTGAGCgcaaatggaggaaaatcACAGTTGCTACACGGAGAAGACCAAAAgcgcaagacaaaaaaggggtaATAGGCGAAAATAACCGTGTTAGGGGCCATTAAAGAACacccaaaagaaaaggttaaATAAATGAACCGGTATCTCACAATATGTCGCATCAAACCTTCACGGCGTATATCCGCCTCGGGAATTTGTGGGCCATGCGGAGTTGGCGGCGGGTCTTACGGTTCTTCTCGTTGGCCTTCAGTGCTAGGCGACGCCGGTGTGTCAGCTTTGCACGAAGTGTTTTGGGCTTCGCCGACCGCAGCTTCTTGTCCGAATAAAACTTGCGGAGGTTTTCACGTTCGTTCTTGTTAAGCACCGTCATTATGCGGGCAATGCCTTTGCGAATGGTGCGAATGCGACCAAGACGAGCAGCACCAACGTTCATCTGCTGAGAGACACGAAGTTGCGACAACTCCTTCTTGAATTCAGAAAGCTGCTTCAGCAGGTCatccttccccttttccttcaggtcACGGATTTTGACGATGTGCGACATGGTTTGTGCACCTACTCCACACCAAATCGAAAACAAtgtaaagaaagaacaagatAGAGAGACAAAAAGAGCGAATTACTAACTAGCACGGCCACTACATCAAACGCACAGGTAACAATGCCCGACGCGGGTGGGGGAATGGGGGGCAATCAGCGACGTCACTGGACATCGAGATGTTACGTATGCAAATTGGCAGAAGCAATCACTAAAGGGaacttaaaaataaaagaaacgaaaaggaacAGCGGCTGCGCGGACTACCGTACACTAAACAGTATGTCACAATATGTCGCATCAAACCTTCACGGCGTATATGCGCCTCGGGAATTTGTGGGCCATGCGGAGTTGGCGGCGGGTCTTACGGTTCTTCTCGTTGGCCTTCAGTGCTAGGCGACGCCGGTGTGTCAGCTTTGCACGAAGTGTTTTGGGCTTCGCCGACCGCAGCTTCTTGTCCGAATAAAACTTGCGGAGGTTTTCACGTTCGTTCTTGTTAAGCACCGTCATTATGCGGGCAATGCCTTTGCGAATGGTGCGAATGCGACCAAGACGAGCAGCACCAACGTTCATCTGCTGAGAGACACGAAGTTGCGACAACTCCTTCTTGAATTCAGAAAGCTGCTTCAGCAGGTCatccttccccttttccttcaggtcACGGATTTTGACGATGTGCGACATGGTTTGTGCACCTACTCCACTACAACCTTTACGGAGAAGTAGAAACGCGACATCGCAGTTTGAAATTGGGAAGAGACTGACAGCACTGCGTACAGAAGACAAGAACAGTGTAGGATCGTTCTCCAAATACCTAATATAAGTGCTAATAGTGTGAACGAATTAGCGTAGTGGTAAATACGAAACAACGGTGTGAGGAGAACAAAGTGGCCCGCAGTGAAACGAACATCAAACATGATAAATTGCTCCACAGCTCAACTGTCTTTATAACGTGCCAGACCTGTACTCTCCTTCCACGCACCCCACCGTTCCTTTttaagtttctttttccttctcactCTTTGTGGCTCCATGAtctaacaatttttttttcatttacatAGAAGTGGTAAGTGGTAGATGAGCGGGCAAATATACAGAAAAACACATGAACCTACAGATACGTAATACCTGGCGTTATGTCTACAGGAATCACGCGGTCCATTTGAACCGCAAAGGCGGCGGGGCCCGGTGCAATCGCCATAGCCAGTACCGGTTCATCGCCAATGACTTTGTAGCTTGTAAAGCTTAGCCGAAAAAACTTATCACGCGGCGTGTCATATGTGGCGGTTGAGACGCTTTTCATAGCCTCACTTCGTTTCTCTACTGCCTCACGTAAATCGGCCAGCTCAGCATTGCGctccttctccctctcctGGGTAAACTCAGATAGTTCCTTCTTCTGCTGTTCATCTAGAAGTTCAAGAGGGTCATCTTCTTCACTctgctcctcctcatcttcaagctcctcctcctcctcagcaAACTCATCGTccccttcctccatctcatcttcttcttcgtcttcctcatcttcctcaGCGGCTCGGGCCTTCCGCTCCGCACGAGCTGCGGCGCGCGCTGCAGCGCgctcctttctctcttcagCCCTCTTCGCAGCCCGTGCCTTCCTAGCAGCCTTCACcaactccttcttcttttgggcAACGGCCTTCCGACAGCGACGAAAAATCACCCGTTTGGCAATAAGGAGCGTTTGACGCATCTCACGAGTATCCATCCGTACGCACGACGAGTTTCGCGAAAGAAATTGGAGCACCGTCTTTGACAGTGCGCGCACATCTATACCCAAAACGTATCCCTCCGAGGCGCCCACGAAGCAAAAAGCAGCCTCCTCACGTCTGGCAGCCACGGTGTGTGGCGTTATTGGAATTTCAACGGTACCAACAGCGTCGACCCTCTGAATAGGGGGTTCAGGTCGCCCCTTTAGAGCAGACTTCAACGAGGATTTATTACCTTCAGCCGCCTGGGAGTTAGAAACACTAAGCGACCCGCTCCTTACCAGTCCATCAGTTTGGGGAGCTACGTTCTCCGAATGTGACAACGCACCTTCCGCCAGTTCTCCCTGGCTTTCAAGGTCATTCTCATCTTCATCTGCACCTGGTTCTTTAAAGGATACAGTCGCTTGACGATTCAGGATCCCTGATATGTACAAGGCCTCATTTTGGTCCATCTCACTAGGATCTGGTAGCCGCCATATTTTCATTGTGAGATCACggctgaaggaaaagagtagCTGCCCCTCCGCCACAACACGCAGGCACTTGACGTGATTAGTGTGGCCAATAAGCACCCGAACAGTTTTCCCCGTTCTGCCGTCCCACACGCGTATTTGATTATCGTATCCACCGGTAACAATAATCTGTGCCTCCTCTGAGGCACATGCGATGCAGGAAAGAACATCTTTGTGACCCGGCAACGCAGAACGCCGTTCCCCTGATATCACTTGCAGGCATCCATTGTCATCGCCAGCGTAGAGGCGGTCACCGCACATCGCAAGACAGCGCAAAGGAACGACAATTTTAATTAACTTTAAGCACCGTTGTGGTGTCTCTTGCTCGGGGTCAACTGACCACTGTCGAATGTTGCCGTCCATAGCACAAGTAAACACCTGATCCAACGCCGGGGCCACAATTGCAGTGACAGTTTTAGTATGGCCGTAGAATGTCACGATAGGTGTTCCCCCACGCGTGATATCCGACAGTTTGTAATAGTCAACCGTGCCATCCTCTCTACCAACGAATAGTGGCACGGGATCCTCCTCGGGAATAGTACAAAGAGCTGTGACTGTGCGTTTAGCCATAAGCGAGTTTCACTCAAAataaagagggaaacaaatCACCTCGACAAAGGTGACTCTAATTGCTTGCTGCTACAGCGGTCGTCAcaactttccccttcccctttctgcCCGATGTCCGCTGAGCCTGTTTTTCTGTaaacaaatgcaacaacagaaaacctCGCTTTGCCGCAGTCCTCACAAACTAAGCACGCCAGTCTGTACGGTTTAATGCTTTTCCTATTGGCACTTGTGTAGGAGCTGGACCCACTTTCCCAAACAGCGAGAAAACATAACAAAGGGGGAGCATTAACAAGTATTTTGTTAGCGTCAAATTCATTCTCTGTATAGCAGCCTCTGCAAAATTATGAtgagaagaaatggaaacaCAGTTTCGGGTAAGAACCGGCACGAGGCGTTTGTTGTGTCAACCATTATCCACACCTTTTCACGCAAAAGCAGGTCCGCCAAAAAGGCATGTACCTTAGGTTGGCGTCGTCAACGTGCGAAAACGGATGTTAACGCCAACATGAATCCCatgccaacaacaaaaaaaaaaaagagacaaccAAAAGCAACCGCAACAAGCACGTACCAAATGCGTTAAACATCAATTAGAAGTGTGAATCAGTCAtatatctctttttttttctttcccccgcACCCAAAGCCACTGTGCTCCTACTGGCAGAGCAGCAAAAAGAGACCAACAAGAAGGAGCGGTATGCAAAGTACCTTGATCACAGAGAATATGTTTGCTCCGCTGGCACATCCCTCCTTGCTTTTGGTCGCTGCAGttgctctctctctttcaAAAGAAATGGTACAGCGGAAAACTGAACTAAACTAAAAGAACGCTGAGGAGAGGTTCAACATTTGTTAACCCTTTCGGTCGGTCGTAGGGGCTTCGCGAGTCGCGCCAGATACCCCAAATCCGGAGGCCGCTCTTTACTTGTAGACTTAACATTTCCACCGGAAACAAGAAGAAGCTTTCCATCGTTGTATTTCGCACGTGATGACGGCGTGCGCCACCCCGACTCAAGTGACCGATGTATGTCGCGTTGTCTTAACATCCTCCTTCCGCGCCTTGTTTCAGCGAGGACCTCGTCGGATAATACCACTTGTCGTTGCCGggcttctttctttcgctcTGTCATGTTTTGCATTTGTTGTTCATACATGCGCTTTACCAGTGACCTGAGCTCTTCACTGCTAAGACGCTTTGGGGGAACTGGTTTGTATACGTCCCATGCTAACTTCGTCATGTTTTTCTGCCGCCGAAGCATCTCCTGGTAAACCATCCTATTGGCGTGTTCTTCTATTTGCTGCCTTGAACGTATTGGTGCTGCGGGACACGTGTGTTTTTGGTGAGCGGACTCTGCACGGCGCAGAGCGTCCATGTGTCGCTGAATACTAACCGTATGCAACCGATGAACAGAGTCCCGCAGCATCTGAGCTGAGGCGTAGTACTCCACGAAGCGGGCTGCTTCATAATTTCCGGTGTATGGGTTAGGCATCGCTTCGCTCACGGGAATAAGGCAAACACGTGAGCTCGGCTCTatcgtaaaaagaaaaaagttgcAAATccacaattaaaaaaaaaaaaaatgggggcgCACAAAAGTTCTAAAACTTATGATTTCTATCGGTATTGGCCGTATGAGaatttctttcctcacacCTCTCCCTCCCGCAAGTGCCTGTATGGAATATATCTATACGTGGAAAGGCAACGACGCCTTATCCCACAGCCAGACGCAATCTTTTGTGCCTACACAGCCCTCCCTAAGCTACCTAACCCCCTAGCTTCAACCAATAACACGCTTCAGTCCGAAGGCGCAAGACGTTGTCTTTAAGTACATAAACCAACCGATAGCAGAGAGGCAAAAGATTAAGAGATATAATGCAGATGCACAACAATGTGTCAGTAACCCCCAAAAGGGATAAAGCACAGAGTTATGCGGAAAGTAGTAAAAACGCCGATGTAATCCCAGTAGTGTAGGAACGCTTATCCGATATCTTTCTCCGTGAGGGTGTTCCTACAAGCTCCTTTATTCCATAATCTAGTGTAGGCCACATGCAAAGCGTCCATCTAGTCACTCGGGTACGTGGCTActaaaaattaaagaaaacgTTTTGACACATATCCCCTGCGAAAAGatggaaacgaaaaaagagcGTCGCCGCTACACAGTCACCATCGTACTAATTATAACAAAAATTATTCAAATCGCTAATACCctacgaaaacaaaacaaaacaaaaagcctCTCCACAGCAAACGGTGAGACACTCTTCCACATTCACTTTCTCACGTAGCGTCCCGCTCCATCCCACCTTTCAGATGTTGTGCCTCAAGTAACTAGTAAAGAATATGAGAAAAGAGACGacacaaaaaataagggaaagtTGATGGTGACGGACACAGCCGGTTCCCACCATTCCCACCGCGTACCAGCAGACCACCACCAAAATAATCTCCACCACATTTACCGCATCTtcggaaaaaaacaagacatCACCATGCGCCCGATGCCCCATAATTCCATCAAACGTAGAAATCCTACCCTCATGGGCGCGATACACTCAAGATAATTCGATAGCAGCACTGGATCGAACTCGGCCGTTTCAAGCATCGGCATCGTTGGTGTCGTGGACTGCACCAACGGCATCACTGACCGGGTCGCCGTTGCCATTGCGGGTAGCAGTGGCACTAAGCTTGGTAACCTCCTCCGGGCCTGCGCTTGAGAACAGATGCGAAGTTTGGTGTACATTGCTAACGGAATAGCCGCGCTCCCAAAAATGCGTCGACTGTGCATATATATTGGTCTTAATGAAAACGGCCCTGTAAATCTATACGGCTTTGCGTTTGGATGCAAAAGCTTCTCcaaaggaggaagatgagATAAAGCGACGGGATAGATCCAACTTCCCTCCCAGCTTTGTTTCGCGCCTTCGCGTGGTCCTCTTACTCCTTTCTCCGTCCGTGCGCGTCCTTGCCGCGACTGATGAGCCTTCTGTAATCTAGGGGCACTGCTGTTGGTGGCACCTtcctcagcaacaacagtaaaaGAAGATGGCACGAAAGAAGTTTAATAGGGGAAATGTTAAattaacagaaaagaaataaccaccaccaccacaccCCAATAGAAGAAAATTAACTCCCGCCGGTAGTGGGGGACATGCTTTCGTTGTTGAACCCCATCAGATAGCTCCCCTGATAGCTACAGAAATGATCTTTAAAAGCGTCAAGAAGAACCTTGGACGCACTCTTCCAGCACGCCAGTACAAACACTCACCAGCCCTTTCAACCAAGGGCGCAAACATGGAGTAATAATCaagcaacaaagagaaataaagggAATTCGCCTTGTGGTTAAGCAGGACGGGCACGTTACACTAGTGCCATCATCCCATCAAACCAAGAAGCAACTCACGCACTTCGGTGATGCGCACGCGCTCGCCAATGGCACAGTTCAACTCACGGCGGAGAGTATCAACGCGGACGTCGACGTCCTCAAGGATAGAACGCTGCAAGTCTACCATCTTTTCATCGATTACCTCTTGATCTTCCTTTCGTGCGAGTAGCGCAACAAATGATGCCCAAAGGCTCTCGAACCGGCTGTCAAGCTGGGACTTTGTATACAAAGCGCAAAGGTCATTCCTCTGCGCTAGCAACCCTTGTTGAACCTCGGAAACGGCAGCCTCCGCAGTCACTAAGCGCTCCACAACGGTGCCTAAGGTGGTATTGCCATCTTTCGCTAATGGAGTGTCGGTTATTACTGGTGTCGTCTCCTCTTCCACTGCGTGGTGGACAGCAC
Encoded proteins:
- a CDS encoding sec1 family transport protein, putative is translated as MPPQRKISLRQRQRDVIQAMISSAQPLGQGGVPAPQPMTATYGPAGVAPWRLLIYDDIGRDIIAPLLRVGDLRELGITLYMHIKSKRDPVPGAPAIYFCAPTDENINIIASDAVKEFYEWVYINFTSQISRRSMEHLAERLTRGQLQNIEHIRVFDRTLNYVALEDDLFTLMQKDSFVILNSRHAKDEDVEAHLNEIVMGILHVLLSQQVLPVIAHSRTGPAEEVARRLSVSLNDSLNERTLTPASANVLGRPLLLIVDRSSDLATVLHHPFSYRGLLAELGDMHLNKVTVLGDDGVETFFEINPDRDDFYRNNALLDFSAVGGNIEAALKRYREEHANLSESTCDVDGDVGTDSMSKLLANAPKLGEKKRMLDAHTKMAYSLLHRIRQTHLDRFHGVELGIIQQEGLDHEQFENLLLTGCGTAEDRQRLYLIAYLLGTQGEHETVLEQCAPAFEGMPFSALSYLKHLRQWSLGTANPTGGEADGAHGFAWGLAQTLAKNIVNSLGANSKSQLPLTKLVDSLLQDSSTSSGVGVGGSRAAGSSSLRAELLATVVGYDPRSRKQVDLNEAHFSQAIVFTIGGGCVAEYDDLKQWEAAHPRKAVSYGCTAMLTGNEALRQLTVLGEGIS
- a CDS encoding 60S ribosomal protein L35, putative — protein: MSHIVKIRDLKEKGKDDLLKQLSEFKKELSQLRVSQQMNVGAARLGRIRTIRKGIARIMTVLNKNERENLRKFYSDKKLRSAKPKTLRAKLTHRRRLALKANEKNRKTRRQLRMAHKFPRRIYAVKV
- a CDS encoding 60S ribosomal protein L35, putative → MSHIVKIRDLKEKGKDDLLKQLSEFKKELSQLRVSQQMNVGAARLGRIRTIRKGIARIMTVLNKNERENLRKFYSDKKLRSAKPKTLRAKLTHRRRLALKANEKNRKTRRQLRMAHKFPRRIYAVKV